Part of the Prevotella communis genome is shown below.
CCAACGATTATAACGACGCTGAAGAGATAGGCCGTGCCTACGGCTTTGCCGGTGTGGCGAAAGATGGCATTAATGTGGGTGACTTCGTAAGGGTAGCCAGCGGCGCCAAGATTCGCCCGATGAGAGCATACCTGCTGTGGAACGACATGCCGAATGCGGCTAATGCGCGTTCCTTCACACGTGGTGCAGCAGCTAAGGACGAGGAACTGCCACAGAGCATCATCGTGCGCCTGGTAGGCAGCAATGGCGAGACAACCGCCATCGGCACGCTCGATACTGAAACGGGCGAGATGACCTTCGACAGCGAGGCATGGTACACGCTCGACGGTGTGCGTCTGAGTGGCAAGCCAAGCAAGAAGGGACTGTATATTAATAATGGACGTAAAGTAGTAATTAAATAAAGGCGCCCCCACCCTTTACCCTCCCGAGGGAGGGGGTAGGGCTATTTAAAAATTATAAAGCAATGAAAAAGAAAACATACGAGAAACCCACAATGACAGTTGTCGAACTACAATATCGTACATGTCTGCTTCAGGCAAGTGGAGAGCAAAAACCTGACGCTAAAGACTACGACGACTGGCTGGGTGCCCGCGAGTTCGTACTCGATGACGACGAGCCCAGTGGCCGAAAAGCAAACGGCATATGGGACGGCGAAGAAGACTGAAATGAATAATAAATAATTACAACTGTTCCTATACGACTGGTATGGGAGCAGTTTTTTTATTCACCATATTCAACTATAAGCATTTGCAGTAAAGGGAAGATGAGGACCTGAGATAACAGCCCTGAATATTCAGTCTACGGATTCTTGGGACTAAAGGGATAGTGGCAGCGCCAGCGCCGCCTTGGCGGCAAGTCCTATAAGTCCTTGAAGTCCGTAGACAATTATAAAATTCACTTAAACACAATCATGTCGGCCAATTGCAGGAAGTAGTCGTTGCTCCAGATATCGAGCTCTCGCTTGTCAATGATATAAGGGATGACATCGGCCTTTACCACATCAATGTCCGCTTTGGAAATACGTTCCTTTAGAAGCTCCAAAAAGAGTTCCTTGGTAAGGTCAATATCATTAAACTCCTTTGTCCTGACCTTTAGATGTTCAAAATCCAATGTCACACGATTTCGCACATACCATTCGAAATCGTACCAGTCGCGTCCCTTGATACGATTCTTCCAAGCACGAAAAGTAAGAGCATGCATCTTGCCGGCATACAGATCGGGCAGGGTAAAGCAACGCGTGGTAAACGAGAAAGGCTGCATAAGTAGCTTCTGCTCCGTAGAAAACTCAAGAGGAGGATTGACATCTACCTCTATCTTTATCTTCAATGCTTTTTCGGTCTGAAACGTCAGGTTGTACACATCTGTATTATCCTTCAGGAAAGCTGATTCCACCTTGCCAAAGGTACGCTTATCCTTCTTTGTAATAGTAACCGTTCGCCCTAAGATTCGAGCCTCTTCGATAATGGCAGGAAAATAGGGTTCGAGCGTAAAATCCGGATTCTTTGCCAGTAAAGAGAAATCCATATCTTCAGAATATCGCCTTAAT
Proteins encoded:
- a CDS encoding nucleotidyl transferase AbiEii/AbiGii toxin family protein, with protein sequence MSDIFEQMIAQHTIAGDNDRKNALYEVMQQVVLSGLYRGGFFKEAAFYGGTCLRIFHGLRRYSEDMDFSLLAKNPDFTLEPYFPAIIEEARILGRTVTITKKDKRTFGKVESAFLKDNTDVYNLTFQTEKALKIKIEVDVNPPLEFSTEQKLLMQPFSFTTRCFTLPDLYAGKMHALTFRAWKNRIKGRDWYDFEWYVRNRVTLDFEHLKVRTKEFNDIDLTKELFLELLKERISKADIDVVKADVIPYIIDKRELDIWSNDYFLQLADMIVFK